Proteins from one Toxotes jaculatrix isolate fToxJac2 chromosome 13, fToxJac2.pri, whole genome shotgun sequence genomic window:
- the heyl gene encoding hairy/enhancer-of-split related with YRPW motif-like protein: MKRPHDYSSPDSDTDEFIDVGQEDSYCPVTGSMSPGSASQILARKKRRGIIEKRRRDRINHSLSELRRLVPSAFEKQGSSKLEKAEILQMTVDHLKLLHAMGGKGYFDARALAVDYRTLGFRECVGEVVRYLSSLEGESPDPIGARLVSHLSHCASELDPLLLQTPPASTLPFPPWPWASFPQISPSSPASSSPPFPNGRRDLALLGSYPSPASLRLAPLAGCQQGAPPLLAPTALATVHRMPSLAASPALAPSRPTQPSPHCATRASPLPLPTPSSSSPSTSSSSSSTSSSSAPPQVSFRPFAPLGSPTAQRRGLSGSAKAAQGWGTEIGAF; encoded by the exons CCCAGTCACCGGGTCCATGTCTCCTGGCAGCGCCTCACAGATTCTGGCccgaaagaagagaagaggg ATAATAGAGAAAAGGCGCAGAGACCGGATCAACCACAGCCTGTCAGAGCTCCGCAGACTGGTGCCCAGTGCTTTTGAGAAACAG GGCTCATCTAAGCTGGAGAAAGCAGAGATTCTGCAGATGACAGTGGACCACCTCAAACTGCTGCATGCCATGGGGGGAAAAG gatACTTTGATGCGAGGGCCTTGGCAGTCGACTACAGGACCCTGGGTTTTAGGGAGTGTGTTGGGGAGGTGGTGCGGTACCTCAGCTCCCTTGAGGGGGAGTCCCCGGACCCTATAGGAGCCCGCCTGGTCTCCCACCTCTCCCACTGTGCAAGTGAGCTTGACCCTCTCCTCTTACAGACACCCCCAGCCTCCACCTTACCCTTCCCTCCTTGGCCGTGGGCATCCTTCCCTCAGATCTCCCCCAGCTCGCCAGCTTCTTCCTCACCTCCTTTCCCCAATGGGCGAAGAGATCTTGCCCTGCTGGGGAGCTACCCATCGCCTGCCTCCCTCCGCCTCGCCCCCCTGGCTGGCTGCCAGCAGGGTGCACCGCCGCTCCTTGCGCCTACAGCTCTGGCCACCGTGCACAGGATGCCCTCCCTCGCAGCGTCCCCAGCCTTAGCCCCCTCTAGACCAACCCAGCCGTCCCCTCACTGCGCCACCAGGGCCTcgcctcttcctcttcccaccccttcctcttcctctccttccacctcctcttcctcctcttctacTTCATCATCCTCTGCTCCACCGCAAGTCTCTTTCAGGCCCTTTGCACCTCTGGGGTCTCCCACAGCCCAGCGCAGGGGCTTGAGCGGATCAGCCAAGGCTGCCCAGGGATGGGGGACAGAGATCGGAGCTTTCTGA
- the LOC121191680 gene encoding coagulation factor XI-like: MGAYLILVALLSVCSLSFSQECNREFLENIDFPGTDITFLYSPDVEHCQQLCTQHPSCLFFTFLGPDWTRDNRQFYCYLKSTPSGTPTVQTPLLHVTSGFSLKNCNPDPQPCLSKVYQNVDFLGADYRSLFTSDYEECQRVCTQDPQCQFFTFLNNLFSTEKIRYKCHLKYSWTVPRTLNVNRKAGVVSGFSHKIQLTPYFEPACQSELFPNMDIPGNDFENLLAASPEHCQTLCSAHPKCTYFSFLSDSFTCYLKNNLNEMGTAAKKGVTSGIMGHFCQLDDSWLKVAQDGVDFQGSDIRYELMDDPETCQKTCTADSICQYYTYVNANFSDPAYWRRCYLKRVITMPSPPKINKLNNVVSGFTLSNCS; this comes from the exons ATGGGAGCCTATTTGATTTTGGtggctctgctctctgtgtgcagcCTCTCCTTCAGTCAAG AATGCAATAGAGAGTTTCTGGAGAACATAGATTTCCCAGGAACAGACATAACATTTCTCTACTCCCCTGATGTGGAGCACTGTCAGCAGCTGTGCACCCAGCACCCATCCTGTCTCTTCTTTACCTTTCTTGGACCTGACTGGACCAGAGATAACAG gCAATTCTACTGCTACCTCAAATCCACTCCGAGTGGAACGCCCACCGTCCAAACTCCATTACTGCATGTCACCTCAGGCTTTTCTCTCAAAAACTGCAACCCAGACCCAC AACCTTGTCTGTCTAAGGTGTACCAGAACGTGGACTTCCTGGGGGCAGACTACAGAAGCTTGTTCACGTCCGACTATGAAGAGTGTCAGAGGGTCTGCACACAGGACCCACAGTGTCAgttctttacatttttaaacaacctCTTCTCAACAGAGAAGATAAG GTATAAATGTCACCTTAAATACAGCTGGACAGTACCAAGGActttaaatgtaaacagaaaggCTGGTGTAGTATCTGGATTCTCCCACAAAATACAGTTAACTCCATACTTTGAGCCAG CATGTCAGAGTGAGCTTTTTCCAAACATGGACATCCCAGGAAATGACTTTGAGAACCTGCTCGCTGCCTCTCCTGAACACTGTCAGACACTGTGTTCTGCTCATCCAAAATGTACCTACTTCTCTTTTCTCAG TGATTCCTTCACTTGTTACTTGAAGAACAATCTAAATGAAATGGGGACCGCAGCCAAAAAGGGAGTCACATCTGGGATAATGGGGCACTTCTGTCAACTGGATGATA GCTGGCTTAAGGTGGCTCAGGACGGAGTAGATTTCCAGGGTTCTGACATACGCTATGAGCTGATGGATGATCCAGAGACATGTCAGAAGACCTGCACCGCAGATTCTATCTGCCAATACTACACCTACGTCAATGCAAACTTCTCTGACCCTGCATACTG GCGCCGCTGCTATCTCAAGCGTGTCATCACCATGCCCTCTCCTCCCAAAATTAACAAACTGAACAATGTCGTGTCCGGCTTCACCCTGAGTAACTGCTCGTAG
- the LOC121191683 gene encoding glutathione S-transferase A: MAKDMTLLWGSGSPPCWRVQIALEEKNLQGYNHKLLSFEKMEHKSAEVMSMNPRGQLPAFKHGNNVLNESYAACMYLESQFKSQGNKLTPDCPAEQALMYQRMFEGLTLNQKMGDVIYYNWKVPEGERHDSAVKRNREALSAEIKLWEGYLQKVSGSFLAGKTFSLADVTVYPSIAYAFRFGLSEERYPKLAAYYNSLKDRPSIKASWPPTWLENPQGQDLLKDI; this comes from the exons ATGGCCAAGGACATGACTCTGCTGTGGGGCTCCGGCTCTCCTCCCTGCTGGAGGGTGCAGATCGCCTTGGAGGAGAAGAACCTGCAGGGGTACAACCACAAACTGCTCTCCTTTGAGAAAATGGAGCACAAGTCTGCTGAAGTAATGAGCATGAATCCCAGGGGTCAG CTTCCTGCCTTCAAACATGGGAACAATGTCCTGAATGAGTCCTACGCCGCCTGCATGTACCTGGAG AGCCAGTTCAAGTCCCAGGGAAACAAGCTGACCCCCGACTGCCCCGCTGAGCAGGCTCTGATGTACCAGCGCATGTTTGAGGGTCTCACACTCAACCAGAAAATGG GGGATGTTATCTACTACAACTGGAAGGtcccagagggagagagacacgACTCTGCtgtgaagagaaacagagaggctCTTTCTGCTGAGATCAAGCTGTGGGAGGGATACCTGCAGAAG GTATCAGGCTCTTTCCTGGCAGGAAAGACCTTTTCACTGGCTGATGTGACTGTTTACCCAAGCATCGCTTATGCCTTCCGTTTTGG GTTATCTGAAGAGCGTTACCCTAAACTGGCAGCATACTACAACTCTCTGAAGGACAGACCCAGCATCAAAGCCAGCTGGCCTCCGACCTGGCTGGAGAACCCACAGGGACAAGACCTGCTGAAAGACATCTga